One genomic window of Actinomycetota bacterium includes the following:
- a CDS encoding ATP-binding protein yields the protein MEYREKLPVPEVEGRCRICGARTRVLRLTEFNLKLCSPCYLRFFERRIRRALEKHDMVREGEKVAVALSGGKDSVAMLYALKRLGVVMGFDLAALHFHLNMGDFSERNLKVVEEQCALAQVELRVVRIGDMGLRVQRVKGWHPCAVCGAIKRALFNREAARLGAHAVATAHTLEDILLFAFKNLLSRKYLLPPPVLPPENGLMRKIKPLYYMPERLNLVYCRLRGLPVFEEKCPTWSPHGHALKGVFEHMEKVIPSSKLQLALSLGEILPARDPDSITPTGPCSRCGEPATQDPCTLCRLADWFASREGNVGIPTPED from the coding sequence ATGGAGTACAGGGAAAAGCTTCCCGTACCGGAGGTTGAGGGACGCTGCCGCATATGCGGTGCGCGGACCCGCGTGTTGCGCCTCACCGAGTTCAACCTCAAGCTCTGTTCGCCGTGCTACCTGCGCTTCTTCGAGAGGCGTATCAGGCGTGCCCTGGAGAAGCACGACATGGTGCGGGAAGGAGAGAAAGTGGCGGTAGCCCTCTCGGGCGGGAAGGACTCGGTGGCCATGCTCTACGCCCTCAAGCGCCTGGGGGTGGTCATGGGGTTCGACCTGGCGGCGCTCCACTTCCACCTCAACATGGGAGACTTTTCTGAGCGGAACCTGAAAGTGGTGGAGGAGCAGTGCGCCCTGGCGCAGGTAGAACTCCGGGTGGTCCGCATCGGGGACATGGGGCTGCGGGTGCAGCGCGTCAAGGGATGGCATCCCTGTGCCGTGTGCGGGGCCATCAAGCGAGCCCTCTTCAACCGCGAGGCGGCCAGGCTGGGGGCACACGCGGTGGCCACCGCCCATACCCTGGAGGATATCCTCCTCTTCGCCTTCAAGAACCTCCTGTCCCGTAAATACCTGCTTCCCCCGCCGGTGCTCCCGCCGGAGAATGGGCTGATGCGCAAGATAAAGCCCCTGTACTACATGCCGGAAAGGCTGAACCTGGTCTACTGCCGGCTGCGCGGGCTTCCAGTCTTCGAGGAGAAATGCCCCACCTGGAGCCCCCACGGCCATGCCCTCAAGGGGGTCTTCGAGCACATGGAGAAGGTAATTCCTTCCAGCAAGCTGCAGCTCGCCCTTTCCCTTGGGGAGATCCTCCCCGCGCGGGATCCGGATTCCATCACCCCCACAGGTCCCTGTTCCCGCTGCGGCGAGCCCGCCACCCAGGATCCTTGCACCCTTTGCCGCCTGGCCGACTGGTTCGCCAGCCGGGAAGGAAACGTCGGCATCCCAACGCCAGAGGATTAA
- the uppS gene encoding polyprenyl diphosphate synthase has product MKDILPDHIGIIMDGNGRWAKMRGLPRIEGHRQGEESIMEAVRFCAARGIKALSLFAFSTENWERPPEEVHFLVNMSREVLRKRLEEFMELGVRLRHLGRRDRIPDKILAWFDLAAAATAENRGLNLNINFNYGGRREILDASLRAAEAVKRGDLAAEGIDEEALREFFYAPDLPDMDLLIRTAGEMRISNFMLWHLSKAEIVVTPVLWPDFGRKDLENALEEYRRRKLTEEGDFDSSARAGH; this is encoded by the coding sequence TTGAAGGACATCCTGCCGGATCACATCGGCATCATCATGGACGGCAACGGGCGCTGGGCCAAGATGCGGGGCCTTCCCCGCATTGAGGGGCATCGGCAGGGCGAGGAATCCATTATGGAAGCGGTGAGGTTCTGCGCCGCTCGGGGCATAAAGGCACTTTCCCTGTTTGCCTTCTCCACCGAGAACTGGGAGCGCCCCCCGGAGGAGGTGCACTTCCTGGTGAACATGAGCCGGGAGGTCCTGCGCAAGAGGCTGGAGGAGTTCATGGAGCTGGGGGTGCGCCTGAGGCACCTGGGAAGGAGGGATCGCATACCGGATAAGATACTGGCCTGGTTCGACCTGGCGGCGGCGGCGACCGCCGAAAACCGTGGCTTGAACCTGAACATCAACTTCAATTACGGAGGCAGGAGGGAGATCCTGGACGCTTCCCTGCGGGCCGCGGAGGCGGTAAAGAGGGGGGATCTAGCTGCTGAGGGAATTGACGAGGAGGCCCTGAGGGAGTTCTTCTACGCCCCCGACCTTCCGGACATGGACCTGCTCATACGCACGGCGGGAGAGATGCGGATAAGCAACTTCATGCTCTGGCACCTGTCCAAGGCCGAGATAGTTGTGACTCCGGTACTGTGGCCGGACTTCGGAAGGAAGGACTTGGAAAACGCCCTGGAGGAATACCGGCGCCGGAAACTTACGGAAGAAGGCGACTTCGATTCCTCGGCCCGGGCTGGGCACTGA
- a CDS encoding DEAD/DEAH box helicase has product MERERETDLIAEFTARYSFPLDDFQLQAIESLARDRSVLVVAPTGSGKTVVAEFAVWLAERMGGRTFYTTPLKALSNQKFRDFGAAYGPEKVGLLTGDNSINSQAPVVIMTTEVLRNMIYERSPDLIDLRYVVLDECHYLMDPFRGPVWEEIIIHLPTDIKIVALSATVSNYREFGEWLNDLRGDVDVVYHDRRPVPLRHYYLIGGIMVNLLSDRAPGVVEEYERSMKQKGRGGKRPRTRHLIPRRADVVERLRKSGMLPAIYFIFSRAGCDAGVAHCLEEGADLTTPEEKRAIEEQALARVAWLPEEDLKVFGFDHWLEALKRGLASHHAGHLPIFKEIVEDLFAQGLVKVVFATETLSLGINMPAKTVVIESLFKFTGESHEFLTPTEYTQFTGRAGRRGIDKVGNAITLYNPMVPFSQVRRLAEMESLPIISSFSLSYNMVVNLLHYYDVETTVHMLNSSFAQFHADREVVRLERSRSRLARRMQAHWKKIDCRRGDPMAYLLTRGEISRLEKEMATERRRRRRELVNRELEELVPGDVLVLHRRGSRRAAVVLSISEDKHGDPRLTTLDDRGRVLKVSYQHFPYPPQVIGHLGKPFLPARSKAEEKRLRQALAGFRVPPPQEWEEEFHLPHREELASLREELEVNPCHACERREACLETCRNIRNLQAEMDRVQRQMEARSDVSSRRLANVMRVLERLGYLEGEKPTPKGIVLSRIYNECDLTLVECLEEGLFYPLDEAETAALASVFVFETREGPTPRRRGGRPYREPAQAPSIPTPALEEAVAAARSLEGRIKALERREGLDLLRLLDPGFIPVVYDWAAGEDLSYISSAYPQYSAGDFVRSMKQVLDVLRQMKEITEDPLLAEKFSGAMDRVHRSIVAYTSVVDAMEEELESGIPGR; this is encoded by the coding sequence GTGGAGAGAGAACGGGAAACGGACCTGATCGCGGAGTTCACCGCGCGCTATTCCTTCCCCCTGGATGACTTCCAGCTCCAAGCCATAGAGAGCCTGGCCCGTGACCGCTCCGTCCTGGTGGTGGCCCCCACCGGGTCGGGGAAGACGGTGGTGGCGGAGTTCGCGGTGTGGCTGGCGGAGAGGATGGGGGGAAGGACTTTCTACACTACTCCCCTCAAGGCGCTCAGCAACCAGAAGTTCCGCGACTTCGGAGCCGCCTACGGCCCGGAAAAGGTAGGCCTCCTTACGGGGGACAACAGCATCAATTCCCAAGCGCCGGTGGTGATCATGACCACCGAGGTGCTGCGCAACATGATCTACGAGCGCTCCCCGGACCTCATTGACCTCCGCTACGTGGTCCTGGACGAGTGCCATTACCTCATGGACCCCTTCCGGGGACCGGTGTGGGAGGAGATCATCATCCACCTCCCCACGGACATCAAGATCGTGGCCCTCTCGGCCACCGTCTCCAACTACCGGGAGTTCGGGGAGTGGCTGAACGACCTGCGAGGGGACGTGGACGTGGTCTACCACGACCGCCGCCCCGTTCCCCTGCGGCATTACTACCTCATCGGCGGCATCATGGTCAACCTGCTCTCCGACCGCGCCCCGGGGGTGGTGGAGGAATACGAGCGTTCCATGAAGCAGAAGGGGCGCGGGGGGAAGAGGCCGCGTACCCGTCACCTCATACCCCGGCGGGCGGACGTGGTGGAACGTCTCCGTAAGTCGGGGATGCTCCCGGCTATCTACTTCATCTTCAGCCGGGCCGGGTGCGACGCCGGGGTGGCCCACTGCCTGGAAGAGGGGGCGGACCTGACCACCCCGGAGGAGAAGAGGGCCATCGAGGAGCAGGCCCTGGCCCGGGTGGCCTGGCTTCCCGAGGAGGACCTGAAGGTGTTCGGTTTCGACCACTGGCTGGAGGCCCTCAAGCGGGGGCTGGCCTCCCACCACGCCGGGCACCTCCCCATCTTCAAGGAGATAGTGGAGGACCTCTTCGCCCAGGGCCTGGTCAAGGTGGTCTTCGCCACGGAGACCCTTTCCCTGGGGATAAATATGCCCGCCAAGACGGTGGTCATCGAGTCCCTGTTCAAGTTCACCGGGGAATCCCACGAGTTCCTCACCCCCACCGAGTATACCCAGTTCACCGGCCGGGCTGGCCGCCGGGGCATCGACAAGGTGGGCAACGCGATCACCCTGTACAACCCCATGGTCCCCTTCTCCCAGGTGCGCAGGCTGGCAGAGATGGAAAGTCTTCCCATAATTTCCAGCTTCTCCCTTTCCTACAACATGGTGGTCAACCTGCTGCACTACTACGACGTGGAGACCACCGTGCACATGCTCAACTCCAGCTTCGCCCAGTTCCACGCCGACCGAGAGGTGGTGCGCCTGGAACGCTCCCGATCCCGCCTGGCCAGGCGTATGCAGGCCCACTGGAAGAAGATAGACTGCCGGCGCGGGGATCCCATGGCCTACCTGTTGACCCGCGGGGAGATATCCCGCCTGGAGAAGGAGATGGCCACCGAGCGCCGGAGGCGGAGGCGGGAACTCGTCAACCGGGAGCTGGAGGAGCTGGTCCCCGGGGACGTGCTGGTGCTCCACCGCAGGGGTTCCCGGCGGGCGGCGGTGGTGCTCTCCATCTCCGAGGACAAGCACGGCGACCCGCGCCTGACGACCCTGGACGACCGGGGCCGGGTCCTCAAGGTATCCTACCAGCATTTTCCATATCCACCCCAGGTCATCGGCCACCTGGGCAAGCCCTTCCTCCCCGCCCGAAGCAAGGCAGAGGAGAAAAGGCTGCGGCAGGCCCTGGCCGGCTTCCGGGTCCCGCCGCCCCAGGAGTGGGAGGAGGAATTCCACCTCCCCCACCGCGAGGAGTTGGCCTCGCTGCGGGAGGAGCTGGAGGTGAATCCCTGCCATGCCTGCGAGAGGCGCGAGGCCTGCCTGGAGACCTGCCGGAACATCCGCAACCTGCAGGCGGAGATGGACCGCGTGCAGAGGCAGATGGAGGCGCGCAGCGACGTGTCCTCCCGACGGCTGGCCAACGTCATGCGGGTGCTGGAGCGCCTCGGCTACCTGGAGGGGGAGAAGCCCACCCCTAAGGGCATCGTCCTCTCCCGCATCTACAACGAGTGCGACCTCACCCTGGTGGAGTGCCTGGAGGAAGGCCTGTTTTACCCCCTGGACGAGGCGGAGACCGCGGCCCTGGCCTCCGTCTTCGTCTTCGAGACCCGGGAGGGCCCCACGCCCCGCCGCAGGGGAGGGAGACCTTACCGGGAACCGGCCCAGGCCCCCTCCATTCCCACCCCCGCCCTGGAGGAAGCGGTGGCCGCGGCCCGCAGCCTGGAGGGACGGATAAAGGCCCTGGAGAGGCGAGAGGGCCTGGACCTCCTGCGGCTCCTGGACCCCGGCTTCATCCCCGTGGTCTACGACTGGGCCGCGGGGGAGGACCTCTCCTACATCTCCTCCGCCTATCCCCAGTACTCGGCGGGGGATTTCGTGCGCTCCATGAAGCAGGTCCTGGACGTCCTGCGCCAGATGAAAGAGATCACCGAGGACCCTCTCCTGGCGGAGAAGTTCTCCGGGGCCATGGACCGCGTCCACCGCAGCATCGTGGCCTACACCAGCGTGGTGGACGCCATGGAGGAAGAGCTGGAGAGCGGCATCCCCGGTCGCTGA
- a CDS encoding response regulator — protein sequence MIEDDRSIARLIEIVLSGKGFNTHVCLDASSALEISTRVRPDLVILDIHMPRRSGFNVLKRLRQEDATHDTPIVVFSVLTRRKSIEQLARMGASDFVCKSEGVDALVDKVMAILS from the coding sequence GTGATCGAGGACGACCGCTCCATCGCCAGGCTTATCGAGATAGTGCTCAGCGGCAAAGGCTTCAACACCCACGTCTGTCTCGATGCCTCCAGCGCGCTGGAGATCTCCACCCGCGTCCGTCCCGACCTGGTAATCCTTGACATCCACATGCCGCGGCGGAGCGGCTTCAACGTCTTGAAACGCCTGCGGCAGGAGGATGCAACCCACGACACGCCGATAGTGGTCTTCTCCGTTCTCACTCGCAGGAAGAGCATCGAACAGTTGGCCAGGATGGGGGCCAGCGACTTCGTCTGCAAGAGCGAAGGCGTGGACGCCCTGGTGGACAAGGTCATGGCCATCCTGTCCTGA
- a CDS encoding 4Fe-4S binding protein: protein MRDPVKRFFKMFGNRNLEGFIHGYLYGRFPNAYVYRLGKLINMAEKEPPHDLPPELEDILDVVVGKVARETLDPATSTYHAKVVRTEHAVDLVNVKENVYLPRQEKVVPYPIANDIILEDPDHIGVIECPCRHTQNNPCLPLDVCLIVGEPFLGFLEEHKPNNFRRLLPEEAARILKEEHERGHVHCAYFKDAAGGRFFAICNCCSCCCIGMKSYLAFGSPNICSSGYVARVNPEECSGCGNCVEACPFKALNLEDDLVAEVDVGRCFGCGVCVSRCELEAIALELDPEKPAPMDIKSLVAEAESGATA, encoded by the coding sequence ATGCGCGACCCCGTCAAACGCTTCTTCAAGATGTTCGGCAACCGTAACCTGGAGGGGTTCATCCACGGCTACCTCTACGGACGGTTCCCCAACGCCTACGTCTACCGCCTGGGAAAACTCATCAACATGGCGGAGAAGGAGCCTCCCCACGACCTTCCCCCTGAGCTGGAGGACATCCTGGACGTGGTGGTAGGGAAAGTGGCGCGGGAGACCCTCGACCCTGCCACCAGCACTTATCACGCCAAGGTGGTGCGCACGGAACACGCCGTGGACCTGGTGAACGTGAAGGAGAACGTCTACCTTCCCCGTCAGGAGAAGGTGGTCCCCTACCCCATCGCTAACGACATCATCCTCGAGGACCCCGATCACATCGGGGTCATCGAATGCCCATGCCGGCACACGCAGAACAATCCCTGCCTCCCCCTGGACGTCTGCCTAATAGTGGGGGAACCCTTCCTGGGCTTCCTGGAGGAGCATAAGCCCAATAACTTCCGCCGCCTCCTTCCGGAGGAAGCGGCGCGCATCCTCAAGGAAGAGCACGAGAGAGGGCACGTGCACTGCGCCTACTTCAAGGACGCCGCCGGGGGCCGTTTCTTCGCCATCTGCAACTGTTGCTCTTGCTGCTGCATAGGCATGAAGTCCTACCTGGCCTTCGGCTCACCCAACATATGCTCCTCCGGCTACGTGGCCCGGGTGAACCCGGAGGAATGCAGCGGCTGTGGCAACTGCGTGGAGGCCTGCCCCTTCAAGGCACTGAACTTGGAGGACGACCTGGTGGCGGAGGTTGACGTTGGGCGTTGCTTCGGGTGCGGGGTGTGCGTCTCCCGCTGCGAGCTGGAAGCGATCGCCCTGGAGCTGGACCCAGAAAAGCCCGCCCCCATGGATATCAAGTCTCTGGTCGCGGAGGCGGAAAGCGGCGCCACGGCTTGA
- a CDS encoding histidine kinase dimerization/phospho-acceptor domain-containing protein: protein MFRGNISRTLGNFIWVTVPVVAALLFLPHGVEMNPFSALLPLLGVLLVNTVTLILPYRESALSRFLVPLIFLLLVVDLALVAGSISLSGGARSPLFPLLLLITAFGCGLLSTPGLSAALMTFSAVAHLAATMAFNRPSTGETQLICSQVFFLFFVSFLFDRLSAEARRQYRERYRSMEELRKLAEMNRAASGFVSAVSFEMRTPLTSLQGFSEMLVSKPLDRETEREYVSIIRREAENLGRLVEDLLDVSRLESGKAVLQREPYPLEKLVEAGLPILEPVCDPREVMRGFPPDLPAAMVDVKRMGRVINGMFDFISRRFGSGSEVRVSLKAEGEELVYTVNVRNRQATFLGEDSGLHPMAQWDASEDDLDLAIARRIIAAHGGVFSVIRASGGWLTLVTRLPLVPGAGGRDANPVSEPTASGRT, encoded by the coding sequence ATGTTCAGGGGTAACATTTCCCGGACCCTGGGCAACTTCATCTGGGTGACCGTCCCGGTGGTCGCCGCGCTTCTCTTCCTGCCCCACGGGGTGGAGATGAATCCCTTCTCGGCGCTTCTCCCCCTGCTGGGAGTGCTGCTGGTCAACACGGTTACCCTCATCCTGCCCTACCGGGAAAGCGCCCTCTCCCGCTTCCTGGTGCCCCTGATCTTCCTCCTCCTGGTGGTGGACCTGGCCCTGGTGGCGGGGTCCATCTCCCTTAGCGGGGGAGCGCGAAGCCCCCTCTTTCCCCTCCTTCTCCTGATAACCGCCTTCGGGTGCGGGTTGCTCTCCACGCCGGGCCTGTCCGCCGCCCTGATGACTTTCTCCGCGGTCGCCCACCTGGCAGCCACTATGGCTTTCAACCGCCCGTCGACCGGGGAGACCCAGCTCATCTGCTCCCAGGTCTTCTTCCTGTTCTTCGTCTCCTTCCTCTTCGACCGCCTGAGCGCGGAGGCCCGGCGGCAGTACCGGGAGAGGTACCGTTCCATGGAGGAACTGCGCAAGCTCGCGGAAATGAACCGGGCGGCCTCGGGCTTCGTCTCCGCGGTGAGCTTCGAGATGCGCACCCCCCTCACCTCCTTGCAGGGCTTCAGCGAGATGCTGGTCTCCAAGCCGCTGGATAGGGAGACGGAAAGGGAATACGTGTCCATAATCCGCCGGGAGGCGGAGAATCTCGGCCGGCTGGTGGAGGACCTCCTGGACGTTTCGCGCCTGGAATCGGGGAAGGCGGTCCTGCAGCGCGAGCCCTACCCCCTGGAAAAGCTGGTCGAGGCCGGGTTGCCCATCCTGGAGCCGGTGTGCGACCCGCGGGAGGTCATGCGCGGCTTTCCGCCCGACCTTCCCGCGGCGATGGTGGACGTGAAGAGGATGGGCCGGGTGATAAACGGCATGTTCGACTTCATCTCCCGCCGCTTCGGGAGCGGCTCGGAGGTGCGCGTTTCCCTGAAGGCAGAGGGGGAGGAGCTGGTGTACACGGTCAACGTCCGGAACCGGCAGGCAACCTTTCTGGGAGAGGACTCCGGGCTCCATCCCATGGCCCAGTGGGATGCCAGCGAGGACGACCTGGACTTGGCCATTGCCCGCCGCATTATCGCCGCCCACGGAGGAGTCTTCAGCGTGATAAGGGCCTCGGGTGGGTGGCTGACCCTGGTCACCCGCCTTCCCCTGGTCCCCGGGGCGGGGGGACGGGACGCCAACCCCGTCTCCGAACCAACCGCAAGCGGAAGGACTTGA
- a CDS encoding GNAT family N-acetyltransferase yields MRDRLSCELVEPGEERELLSFLERDPVANLRLVWTVRRWGLLNLGLAEQGAFLAVRSGGRIRGVLFRDNLGLWRTAAGADEARFLVRSAMDLWGPPVAMTGRREEVEGILADFPELSGAVVRREEEVSLVLEPGDFVPRKPELAEEAEEEDLESLAGLERSFQLEYMGSVSRDWEIRLRMLRLVEAGAAALARWEGKPAAKAEMEAVTPRADELGGVYTLPRFRRRGLAAAVCSLLCSRSLSRGKVVRLEAREDNHAAISLYRSLGFRELWPHLVVVFRR; encoded by the coding sequence ATGCGAGACAGATTATCGTGCGAGCTCGTGGAGCCGGGAGAAGAGAGGGAGCTCCTCTCCTTCCTGGAGCGAGATCCGGTGGCCAATCTCCGCCTGGTGTGGACCGTGAGGCGCTGGGGCCTCCTCAACCTGGGCCTGGCGGAGCAGGGCGCTTTCCTCGCCGTGCGCTCTGGGGGGCGGATAAGGGGGGTACTCTTCCGCGACAACCTGGGCCTGTGGAGGACGGCCGCCGGGGCGGATGAGGCCCGGTTCCTGGTCCGGTCGGCCATGGACCTTTGGGGACCGCCGGTGGCCATGACCGGGCGCCGCGAGGAGGTGGAGGGCATACTGGCCGACTTTCCGGAGCTCTCCGGGGCAGTCGTACGCCGGGAGGAGGAGGTGTCCCTGGTCCTGGAGCCGGGGGATTTCGTTCCACGCAAGCCGGAGCTGGCCGAGGAGGCCGAAGAGGAGGACCTGGAATCACTGGCGGGCCTGGAAAGATCCTTCCAGTTGGAGTACATGGGAAGCGTTTCCAGGGACTGGGAGATAAGGCTGCGCATGCTGCGCCTGGTGGAAGCGGGCGCGGCGGCTCTGGCCCGCTGGGAAGGAAAACCGGCCGCCAAGGCGGAGATGGAGGCAGTCACTCCCCGGGCGGACGAGCTCGGGGGGGTTTACACTCTGCCGCGGTTCCGTCGCCGGGGGCTGGCGGCGGCGGTCTGCAGTCTACTCTGCAGCCGCTCCCTTTCCCGGGGGAAAGTTGTGCGCCTGGAGGCGCGCGAGGATAACCACGCCGCCATTTCCCTGTATCGTAGCCTCGGCTTTCGCGAGCTCTGGCCCCACCTGGTGGTGGTCTTCCGCCGCTGA
- a CDS encoding ATP-binding protein, with amino-acid sequence MDMDFRRKLAGQLTAFAVAGILAAALIIHLPHAQKMDHSMLYVILAALSVLVLAHHLILLYPSRQGKILPRVPPFFLGLTIYYAMVSAAVFFSDGLLSPLYYALLPGPVIAGTFFETATAVASTSILAAMYLAASLTSRPFAAQGLQPLFLNLLYLYLACFLSNRIALGLRRLEESRREVANLGDFIRRLEKAKSEYVSMVAHEIRTPLTSIQGFGEMAASPGTPPEKKREYYRIILSESERLSRLVTNLLSLSRIEAGLELNREPVNVPDLITGEMDFFRSQTDIHHLEYLGSRDIPTVYADPERLRQVVQNLLSNAIKYSPGGGKVEVETGLEGKYVTISVRDEGIGIPPEELPRIFERFSRVERDEATSISGTGLGLAIVKHLVELHGGKITARSEPGKGSAFTVYLPVRGGESR; translated from the coding sequence ATGGACATGGACTTCCGCAGAAAACTGGCCGGACAGCTTACCGCCTTCGCGGTGGCGGGCATCCTGGCGGCGGCGCTCATCATCCACCTGCCTCACGCCCAGAAGATGGACCATTCCATGCTTTACGTGATCCTCGCCGCCCTCTCGGTCTTGGTGCTCGCCCATCACCTCATCCTCCTTTACCCGAGCAGGCAGGGGAAGATCCTCCCCCGCGTACCGCCCTTCTTCCTGGGGCTGACCATCTACTACGCCATGGTGTCCGCCGCCGTCTTCTTCAGTGACGGGCTGTTAAGCCCCCTCTATTACGCCCTGCTGCCCGGACCGGTGATAGCCGGGACCTTCTTCGAAACGGCAACCGCGGTGGCCAGCACCTCCATCCTGGCCGCCATGTACCTGGCCGCCTCCCTCACCTCCCGACCCTTTGCGGCGCAGGGCCTGCAGCCCCTCTTCCTCAACCTTCTCTACCTCTACCTGGCCTGTTTCCTCTCCAACCGGATAGCCCTGGGGCTGCGGCGCTTGGAGGAGTCGCGCCGGGAGGTCGCCAACCTGGGAGATTTCATCCGTCGCCTGGAGAAGGCCAAATCGGAGTACGTGTCCATGGTGGCCCACGAGATACGTACGCCCCTCACCTCTATACAGGGTTTCGGCGAAATGGCGGCCTCCCCGGGTACACCCCCGGAGAAGAAGCGTGAATACTACCGTATCATCCTCTCGGAGTCGGAACGTCTCTCCCGCCTGGTAACCAACCTGCTCAGCCTTTCCCGTATCGAGGCAGGCCTGGAGCTCAACCGGGAACCGGTGAATGTCCCCGACTTGATCACCGGGGAGATGGATTTCTTCCGATCCCAGACGGATATCCACCACCTGGAGTACCTGGGCTCACGGGACATTCCCACTGTCTACGCCGATCCGGAGCGCCTCCGCCAGGTGGTGCAGAACCTGCTCAGCAACGCCATCAAGTACTCGCCCGGGGGCGGTAAGGTGGAGGTGGAAACGGGGCTGGAAGGAAAGTACGTGACCATATCCGTGCGGGACGAGGGAATTGGGATTCCCCCCGAGGAGCTTCCCCGCATATTCGAGAGGTTTAGCCGGGTGGAGAGGGACGAGGCTACGAGCATCAGCGGCACCGGCCTGGGTCTGGCCATCGTCAAACACCTGGTGGAGCTGCACGGAGGGAAGATAACCGCCCGGAGCGAGCCCGGAAAGGGAAGCGCCTTCACCGTGTACCTCCCCGTCCGAGGGGGTGAAAGCCGGTGA
- a CDS encoding nitroreductase family protein: MEVLEAIRKRRSIRRFEDRPVPEEHVREILEAARLAPSASNLQTWKFKVVTDPGVRKLLREAAFDQKFVERAPVVIVACADLSAFGERSKRTLELLRSGAVRPSLEMLLRFLRRDKDADVEERNLISACINVSIAVQNMVLAATSLGLGTCWVRAFVPERVAEILSLPPECPPLILLPLGYPREDPEPRSRKSLEEILL; encoded by the coding sequence ATGGAGGTTCTCGAGGCCATAAGAAAGAGAAGAAGTATACGCAGGTTCGAGGACCGGCCGGTACCCGAGGAGCACGTCAGGGAGATACTGGAAGCGGCCAGGTTGGCCCCCTCGGCGAGTAACCTCCAGACCTGGAAGTTCAAGGTGGTTACCGATCCCGGGGTCCGCAAGTTACTGCGCGAGGCGGCCTTCGATCAGAAGTTCGTGGAGCGGGCCCCGGTGGTCATCGTAGCCTGCGCCGATCTCTCCGCTTTCGGCGAACGTTCCAAGAGGACGCTGGAGCTTCTGCGTTCGGGAGCGGTGAGGCCGAGCCTGGAGATGCTTCTGCGCTTCCTGCGCCGGGACAAGGATGCGGATGTGGAGGAGAGGAACCTCATCAGCGCCTGCATCAACGTGAGCATTGCCGTCCAGAACATGGTGCTGGCGGCGACCTCCCTCGGGCTGGGCACGTGCTGGGTGCGGGCCTTCGTTCCCGAGAGGGTGGCGGAGATACTTTCCCTTCCCCCCGAATGCCCGCCCCTCATCCTCCTGCCCCTGGGCTACCCGCGCGAGGACCCCGAGCCGCGCAGCCGCAAGTCCCTGGAGGAAATTCTCCTCTGA